In Bactrocera oleae isolate idBacOlea1 chromosome 3, idBacOlea1, whole genome shotgun sequence, a genomic segment contains:
- the spi gene encoding protein spitz: protein MSLLKRKCTLLFSVCSLTLVLACFLKQPTTANACSSRSIPKPRTLSSAASSLSPQKSTTTTTTTTTTTTTTEPTTTTTTTPRPNITFPTYKCPVNYDAWYCLNDATCFSVKLGDSVMYNCECANGFMGPRCEYKEYDASFLPKRPRPMLEEASIASGAICALLFVLFICLTLYLRYEQRAKIFAEDYEITDVMEDDDEFENSYFSTKACRYCNEPQCCGAKAGVGGDVGDNSMRGRVYGATEGGVGAPSLRRYIEAISMSFAIRRTTKM from the coding sequence ATGTCTTTGCTCAAGCGCAAATGCACGCTACTCTTTAGCGTCTGCTCGTTGACTCTAGTGCTCGCTTGCTTTTTGAAGCAGCCGACTACGGCTAATGCATGCTCTAGTCGTTCCATACCGAAACCACGCACGCTCTCCTCGGCCGCCTCATCGCTTTCGCCACAAAAGTCGACTACGACCACGACCACAACTACCACCACCACAACCACCACAGAGCCGACCACTACTACCACAACGACACCAAGACCAAACATCACCTTCCCAACCTACAAATGTCCGGTGAACTACGACGCTTGGTATTGTTTGAATGATGCCACCTGTTTCTCGGTTAAGCTGGGCGATTCTGTTATGTATAATTGCGAATGCGCAAATGGTTTTATGGGACCACGCTGCGAGTACAAGGAGTACGATGCATCCTTCTTGCCGAAACGACCACGTCCCATGCTGGAAGAGGCAAGTATTGCAAGCGGCGCCATTTGTGCCCTACTCTTTGTGCTTTTCATCTGCTTGACTTTATATCTGCGTTATGAGCAGCGCGCCAAGATATTTGCTGAGGATTACGAGATCACCGACGTCATGGAGGACGATGACGAGTTTGAAAACAGCTATTTCTCCACGAAGGCATGTCGCTACTGCAATGAGCCGCAATGTTGCGGTGCAAAGGCTGGAGTCGGTGGTGATGTTGGCGATAACAGTATGCGTGGTCGTGTATATGGCGCGACCGAGGGCGGCGTTGGTGCACCATCGCTGCGTCGTTACATTGAAGCGATCTCTATGTCATTTGCTATCAGGCGCACCACCAAAATGTAA
- the LOC106625676 gene encoding transmembrane reductase CYB561D2: MTRRGKFVVNKVSNARIHFIRDTPAPQSTAPQHCHNVSSSTPAQVGCGGRRVPHPPAPSATLTLTQKLEFVLTLVNRLLIGFVTVYLCWMSLRLDSKDIPWHAVFCTLGFLCLMSEGLMAYYRGNVWTQVCHRPEKARLHWVLQLCGSIIGLIGIVIKMCLEEVHFHTRHGMIGLATMVILFISLLSGLSSLYAAELKGRLQPRFNKTMHNIIGLMTFTLAMLSMYYSFETQLFNDYSLDASTYMDFRLLLEIITIIIFVLTAYGPMWCLFYSRL, encoded by the exons ATGACACGTCGCGGCAAATTTGTAGTGAACAAAGTAAGCAATGCTAGAATACATTTCATTAGGGACACACCTGCACCACAAAGTACGGCGCCGCAACACTGTCACAATGTGAGCAGCAGCACACCTGCGCAAGTGGGCTGCGGTGGTCGGCGTGTTCCACATCCGCCCGCTCCATCAGCCACGCTCACACTTACACAAAAGCTCGAGTTCGTATTGACGCTCGTTAATCGGCTGCTAATCGGCTTCGTAACAGTTTATTTGTGTTGGATGAGTCTGCGTTTGGATAGTAAGGATATTCCATGGCATGCGGTGTTTTGCACACTGGGC TTTCTCTGCTTGATGTCCGAAGGTCTGATGGCCTACTATCGTGGCAACGTTTGGACCCAAGTGTGTCACCGGCCGGAGAAAGCACGTTTACATTGGGTGTTGCAGTTGTGCGGTTCCATAATCGGTCTCATAGGCATCGTGATTAAAATGTGTCTGGAGGAGGTGCACTTCCACACGCGTCATGGCATGATAG GTCTGGCTACCatggttattttatttatcagcTTATTAAGCGGTCTCAGCTCACTTTACGCCGCCGAACTTAAGGGTCGCCTACAACCacgttttaataaaacaatGCACAATATTATTGGCTTAATGACGTTCACATTGGCTATGCTGAGCATGTATTACTCGTTCGAGACGCAACTATTTAACGATTACTCGTTAGACGCATCGACTTATATGGACTTCCGTTTGCTCTTGGAGATTAtcacaattattatatttgtgttgACCGCATATGGACCTATGTGGTGCTTGTTTTATAGTCGTTTGTAG
- the LOC106625678 gene encoding uncharacterized protein translates to MLASTERLDSTISSKHSDYGSTTLKNRASSTNGQESTADIHIATDEAALVSCEKNSDHINSDQSVEHYHSSDSATTSGPDIAYQSRANPLTTYTSSLFAAASSASSPSRFQTRQSRYPRYAYSKMESYIDEKSTASKPIWKTAAFQRFETFLFILNQMCIGFVTIYMSWLCISRGLNKTPLHAWLVTLGYSLLMAEAVMIHYNANPLTSHYKRHEKHTIHWVLQLAGGGLGMGGTLYKCIQKGFLLTSTHGKLGFATFILCLVSWLSGLTALYQLKLKRCVRPIFNRTFHNLIGFACFVLALTTQYYGYQTGFFKAVHTDGSTLHICMKTITLISLVLSCIGPIKALLQKIQIIVRD, encoded by the exons ATGTTGGCTTCAACGGAACGCCTCGATTCAACGATCAGTTCAAAGCACAGTGACTATGGCAGCACAACGTTAAAAAATCGCGCTTCCTCAACTAACGGTCAAGAATCAACAGCTGATATACACATAGCGACCGACGAAGCTGCACTAGTATCGTGCGAAAAGAACAGCGATCACATCAATAGTGATCAGTCGGTGGAGCATTATCATTCCAGTGACAGTGCGACAACTAGTGGACCCGATATCGCCTATCAAAGTCGCGCAAACCCGCTTACAACTTACACTTCAAGTCTTTTCGCTGCCGCAAGTAGTGCTTCCTCGCCGTCGCGCTTTCAAACACGCCAATCCCGCTATCCGCGTTACGCCTACAGTAAAATGGAATCGTACATCGATGAGAAGTCCACCGCCTCGAAGCCCATATGGAAGACGGCTGCATTTCAACGTTTCGAAACATTTCTGTTTATTTTGAACCAAATGTGCATCGGTTTTGTGACCATCTACATGAGCTGGCTGTGCATCAGCAGAGGTTTGAATAAAACCCCGTTGCATGCGTGGTTGGTGACACTCGGT TACTCACTGTTGATGGCCGAAGCGGTGATGATACACTACAACGCCAATCCGCTGACGTCACACTACAAACGGCATGAGAAGCACACAATACACTGGGTGCTACAGCTGGCAGGCGGCGGACTGGGCATGGGCGGTACgctatataaatgcatacagaAGGGTTTTCTGCTAACGAGCACACACGGCAAGCTGG GTTTCGCCACATTTATCCTCTGCTTGGTGTCTTGGTTAAGTGGTTTAACCGCGCTTTATCAACTCAAATTGAAGCGCTGTGTTCGTCCAATATTTAATCGCACATTCCACAACTTGATCGGATTCGCTTGCTTCGTACTAGCGCTTACAACACAATATTATGGTTATCAAACGGGTTTCTTTAAAGCAGTTCACACAGATGGATCCACGCTCCACATTTGTATGAAAACCATAACGCTCATTTCGCTGGTGCTCTCTTGTATTGGACCAATTAAGGCGCTGCTGCAGAAGATCCAGATCATTGTAAGAGactaa
- the LOC106625868 gene encoding uncharacterized protein, with protein sequence MVAIDSNENSLWAKILERVEILIWVANQACIGFVTIYMFWICIYQDMDTMQLHAFLVTIGFSLLMAEGIMCHYSINPLTNGFKRKAKTTIHWVLLTLGGGCGVAGCSVMIAVVKFKMDQIHNRLGFAAFILCLISMLSGLCALFSNTLRRILSPLFNKGFHNVVGFGTFLTALLAQFYGYEYFHHSILWSFVRVLQVVTLVSLVLTSIGPLKALYRKIASFFE encoded by the exons ATGGTTGCTATAGATTCTAATGAAAATTCACTGTGGGCaaaaattttggaaagagtGGAAATCCTTATTTGGGTAGCTAACCAAGCCTGCATTGGATTCGTGACAATATATATGTTTTGGATATGTATTTACCAAGATATGGATACCATGCAGTTGCATGCTTTTCTAGTGACCATTGGG ttCTCGCTGCTTATGGCGGAGGGTATAATGTGCCATTATAGCATCAACCCGCTGACGAACGGTTTTAAACGCAAAGCTAAAACCACCATACATTGGGTGCTGCTGACACTCGGCGGTGGCTGTGGAGTGGCCGGTTGTAGTGTTATGATTGCCGTAGTGAAATTCAAAATGGATCAAATTCATAATCGTTTAG GTTTTGCTGCATTTATACTCTGCCTCATCAGTATGCTATCAGGCTTGTGTGCTCTCTTTTCAAACACTCTACGACGCATACTCAGTCCGTTATTTAATAAGGGCTTTCACAATGTAGTTGGCTTTGGCACGTTTCTAACGGCATTACTTGCGCAATTCTACGGCTATGAGTATTTTCATCACAGCATACTATGGTCCTTCGTAAGAGTATTACAAGTGGTGACGCTTGTGTCGCTAGTGCTCACTTCGATTGGGCCGCTTAAGGCACTCTATCGGAAAATTGCAAGTTTTTTCGAATGA
- the LOC106625749 gene encoding uncharacterized protein — MVISSYTWNLANQCFILAITVCMSVKCAEMKFQKTATHAFLCTLGFVFLSAEGMMVRCNNNWLTRSLHPDTKTTLHFWLQLVGGILGVAGTLQKSLPKEHHFRSWHGKLGLAACVFFVINCLSGSLGLYCWGYRQYVSPVVNDFIHNFLGLLTFVTAMLAQYTGYNTGFFRRNLKEHEKFYKYLTAAVLVLTTWGPLMIFLRKLF, encoded by the exons ATGGTCATAAGCAGCTACACATGGAATCTCGCCAATCAATGCTTCATTTTGGCAATAACCGTTTGTATGTCAGTGAAATGTGCGGAAATGAAATTCCAAAAAACTGCCACACATGCATTTCTCTGTACGCTTGGA TTTGTTTTCCTTTCGGCCGAGGGCATGATGGTGCGTTGCAACAATAATTGGCTAACACGCTCCTTGCATCCAGATACAAAGACAACGCTGCATTTCTGGTTGCAATTAGTTGGTGGTATTTTAGGGGTGGCGGGTACGCTGCAGAAATCCCTGCCAAAAGAACACCATTTCCGTTCGTGGCATGGAAAACTAG GTTTAGCTGCTTGCGTGTTCTTTGTGATCAACTGTCTCTCCGGCTCGTTGGGTCTGTACTGCTGGGGCTACCGTCAGTATGTGTCGCCGGTAGTTAACGATTTCATACACAACTTTCTTGGTTTGCTAACATTTGTAACTGCAATGCTGGCTCAATATACCGGCTATAATACGGGCTTCTTTCGCCGCAATTTAAAGGAGCAcgaaaaattctataaatactTGACAGCGGCCGTATTGGTGCTGACTACATGGGGACCATTGATGATATTTTTACGGAAGCTCTTTTAG